The Bubalus bubalis isolate 160015118507 breed Murrah chromosome 18, NDDB_SH_1, whole genome shotgun sequence genome contains a region encoding:
- the LOC112580290 gene encoding cyclic AMP-dependent transcription factor ATF-4-like: MAEMSFLSSEVLGGDFVSPFDQLGLGAEESLGLLDDNLEVAKHFKHHGFSCDKAKTGSSEWLAVDWLVSDNSKEDAFSGTDWMVEKMDLKEFDFDILFSKEDLETMPDELLATLDDTCDLFQPLVQETNKESPQIVNPIGHLPESLPTIDQGAPFTFFQPLPPSPGALSSTADHSFSLELCSEVVIPEGDSKPDSTTYTAVFPQCIKEEDAPSDNDSGICMSPDSSLGSPQDSPSTSRGSPNRSLLSLGALSGSSRPKPYDPPGEKMVAAKVKGEKLDKKLKKMEQNKTAATRYRQKKRAEQEALTGECKELEKKNEALKEKADSLAKEIQYLKDLIEEVRKAREKKRGP; this comes from the coding sequence ATGGCCGAGATGAGCTTTCTGAGCAGCGAGGTGTTAGGGGGGGACTTCGTGTCCCCCTTCGACCAGTTGGGTTTGGGGGCTGAAGAGAGCCTAGGTCTCCTAGATGACAACCTGGAGGTGGCCAAGCACTTCAAACATCATGGGTTCTCCTGCGACAAGGCTAAGACAGGCTCCTCCGAATGGCTGGCTGTGGATTGGTTGGTCTCAGACAACAGCAAGGAGGATGCTTTCTCCGGGACAGATTGGatggtggagaaaatggatttGAAGGAGTTTGATTTTGATATCCTGTTCAGTAAAGAGGACCTGGAAACCATGCCAGATGAGCTCTTGGCCACGTTGGATGACACGTGTGATCTCTTTCAGCCCCTAGTCCAGGAGACTAACAAGGAGTCCCCCCAGATAGTAAACCCAATTGGCCATCTTCCAGAAAGTTTACCAACAATTGACCAGGGTGCccccttcactttctttcaacctCTTCCCCCTTCCCCAGGGGCCCTGTCTTCCACTGCAGATCATTCCTTTAGTTTAGAGCTATGCAGTGAAGTGGTTATCCCTGAAGGAGATAGCAAGCCAGACTCCACCACTTACACTGCTGTGTTCCCTCAGTGCATAAAAGAGGAGGATGCCCCCTCAGATAATGATAGTGGCATCTGTATGAGCCCTGACTCCTCTCTGGGCTCTCCCCAGGATAGCCCCTCCACCTCCAGGGGCTCTCCAAATAGGAGCCTGCTATCTCTAGGTGCCCTCAGTGGCTCTTCCCGCCCCAAACCCTACGACCCTCCTGGAGAGAAGATGGTAGCAGCAAAAGTCAAGGGTGAGAAGCTAGACAAGAAGCTGAAGAAAATGGAGCAGAACAAGACAGCAGCTACTAGGTACCGCCAGAAGAAAAGGGCAGAACAGGAGGCCCTCACTGGCGAATGTAAAGagctagaaaaaaagaatgaggctCTGAAAGAGAAGGCAGATTCCTTGGCCAAGGAGATCCAGTATCTTAAAGATCTGATAGAAGAGGTTCGCAAAGCAAGGGAGAAGAAAAGGGGCCCCTAG